GTTTGTTTTCCTCTACGAGACCCTTTTATCTGTCATCATACAAAACAAGACTGTAGGAtgagctctgtgcagacatacataaacacatggTACATCTTTTGAATCTGGGTCAGGGTGAAtctaaacagcaacaacaatatgATCTGAATGAACTTTGAATGATAATGTGCCCGACATCTTCCAATTAAAAGTCGACATCAGGTAAACACTGTGTCGATGTTAGCATTGATGTTATAGACACAGAGTCCAGCTCTCCTCATTCATTACTGTATTTCTGCCATACGCAATATGTGTTTCAGCAATAAAGcctaaaaatgtttgcaaaactTGCATGAAGATGCAGCAGCTGGTAACGTTAACAAGAATTTGGCTCCACGGTttattatctatctatctatctatctatctatctatctatctatctatctatctatctatctatctatctatctatctatctatctgatgTCTCATACTTGATTTTAAATTTTCAGTTGTAGTTCCCCGACTGACCGCTGGATGTCACCACCGCTGACAGAGCGGCGATGCGTCCGCCGAGCAGCCGGGGAGAGCAGCAGTTGTTccggggagaagaagaagaaagatggccacagctaatgttagctagcaggTGGGGCTCGAAAAATGTCGCGTTCTCGATCTTTATGTCGTGTTTTTCCTCTTCGTTCACACGCAGCCGTCTTTAAAACCTACTCAGCCGACAGTGTAGCGCCTCGGGCAGGAAGTAATCCCCACAGTGTGTAACTGGAGCGAGTAAttaagtagttttttttgtgcggctgtgttgtgtgtttgtgccggGGAGGGGGTCGTGTCAGCTCCGGTCAGCTGTCCGTCAGTTTAACCGTCAGGTGAGTTTCTGCTTttgatttcctgcttttctccTCTCTACTGTAAAGTGTCCGCGGGATATTACACgcagtttgttctgtgtttttttcaccccGGACACAAACGCAACTTTACAAACTTGTGTATTGATTTGAAACCGAGCAGAAGAGTCCCGGTTTGCTCCCTGCAGGAAGTTTGAACGTCGATCCACGAGAAGAGAGATAATCTGCTCACAGAGTCCATAAATCCTCCTCTGATGACTTCCtcatgtgttactgtgtgtttctgaactTGTCTGAGCTTCATGTTGCTCCTCATCAGGTCACTTCAGGACATCCAGGTGTCTGTTGTGTTGATGTCATGTTTCACATCCTCCTCCagagagaaactgcagcagctcGGACCCTCTAACATCTGATCATGTGTGCAGATCTGATCTAATTTAATGATTCACCTTAAAGGAAGCAGCTGGTGTTATTCCACATGTTGTTATCAACAACAAACCCCAtgtaaagatgaaaaacaaagagaaaaaaaaaagagagaaaatgttcagtttcaTCTACCTGGATGTGAGCTGtttgttataataataataataataataataataataataataataataacttgaTTTTATCATCTCTGTGTTAaacctcagacaggaagtgagtcacacacaacatatttgattcataacaacaaacacaacatcagaacAGATCAGTAAAGATTCTGCAGGTCGGGATGCAGTCAGGGAAGATTAAGaactgaataaaatatgaaaaggtCTTGTAAAATCAATGTGCACTATATTCTGGTTTGTCCCTTCTGGGCCACTGTAGAAGAAGAGGACTCGCTCCTCTGAAGACATAAAAGGCTCGTTTAACACAACCAGTCTCAGATTCAGGTGCTtgtaaacacatgaaaacatgatcaTGATCCTGCAGACTGCAGCGATCTGAATCCTGAGTCTGatcagctgcagactgaaataAACTGTAATATTACAGTGTGAGGTCTCAGTCTGCCTCAAGCCATCTGTGCCTCACAggtacaggtgtacaggtgtgcaggtgtgttaatgtgtgttctctttctctgtcagtcGGTGACGACGGTGGTGTTCAGCCATCATGGCGGCTCCAGTGAACATTACTCCCAGTAAAACCTGGGAGCTGAGTCTGTACGAGCTGCACAGGAGCCCTCAGgtaaacctgtgtgtgtgtgtgtgtgtgtgtgtgtgtgtgtgtgtgtgtgtgtgtgtgtgtgtgtgtgtttatgtctaaCACAACATGGTGGAACTTTCTCTCTGTATTTATGAAGGCAGCCACTGTGCAGCTGAATTATCAAAACATACatctcatgtaaacacacacggCCGGGAATCAAACCCATCTCGCTGTGAGGTGACGGTGCTGTTGGTGAACATTAGGAGGCGACATTCAAAAGCAGtgattgtttttgctttttcgACCTCACCTGAAAATCAACATAAGAAATATTTACGTGACGTCCTCTCGTAGTGTCTCCGTCTGCAGTTCCACCCAGAACTgaactcatctctctctccttctccatctgcTCTGGGAAAGTTGGCCAAACATAATTTTTAGGATCCTTCATATCACGTGATTCACCCGTGGTAACTGTAATATGTGATGTAATGTTgttataaaagtgtgtgtgtgtgtgtgttcaggaggcGATCATGGATGGGACGGAGGTGGCCGTGTCTCCTCGCTCTCTGCACAGCGAGCTGATGTGTCCCATCTGTCTGGACATGCTGAAGAACACCATGACGACCAAAGAGTGTCTGCATCGCTTCTGCTCCGACTGCATCGTCACCGCGCTGCGATCCGGGTGAGCATGACGCCATGGCAACCGACACACTGAGAATGTCTTTAGCTTGAGGATTTTCTTAGACTTTTTGAAACACTGATCATAATTTTCTGACCAAACAGTGAATCTCATCACTGGCTGCAGCCCTGCtacacttgtgtttgtgtttcatatttttttcagatgaattGTGCTGCTTGGGTTTATACTGCGGTGTTCTGGACACTTTAATTTAACAGAGcagaaaatcatgaaaatgcTTGAAATCACAAGCTACTGCCTTGAGTCAAACTTTTATTGCAGTGTATTTAAAATCCACATATTCTGTCAGTGATACTGTGCAGAAACGTAATACGAAGAATCAACACCGTGTCACATTAATCGTATCTGCTCCCTCCTCAGGAACAAAGAGTGTCCGACCTGCAGGAAGAAGCTCGTCTCGAGGCGTTCGCTGCGCCGAGACTCAAACTTCGACGCTCTGATCTCAAAGATCTACCCGAGCCGGGACGAGTACGAGGCCCACCAGCGCCGCGTGCTGGAGCGACTCAACCGGCTGCACAACAAGGAGGCGCTGAGCTCCAGCATCGAGGAGGGGCTCCGGCAGCAGGCCCGCTATAGGTCCGAGAGGTGGGGGAAGGAAAGGGGAGAAGACGGGGGGCGCAGACAGATTAATGTTAGAGTCTCTACTGTTTACTCATGTTAGCTAGCCAGAGTTAGCATCGTTAAGGTCAGCGAGCTAACGTTGGCGGCAGGTGATGGAACAACAGCTGTGTAGTTTTAAAGACCGGCCTAAAGCTCGAACACCGTCAGTGATGGGGGATGAGTTAGTTCATGTCTTAAACCCAAAGGCACAGCGGCGCCCCGGTGATGACGTTGACAATGATTGATAgattcattgattgattgattagaTCGTTACATCATGatgtgtcagcagctgatgttttcaCCTCCGCTCTGCAGGAACCACCGGGTGAAGAAGCCGACTCAGGAGAGCGACAACACCACCTTCAGCGGTGGGGAGGACAACGGCGACGCTCGCTCACACCTGTCTCATGACTCCGCCCCCTCACACACCCCTCACCCCTCGGGTCAGACCCCCTCAGAGGCCGGGCCGAGCCGCAAGAGGCCGAGGGCGTCGGACGACGGCTCGGGGGGCGAGGCAGACAGCGGCAGCCACACCCCTCCACTGAGACGCCACAAAGAGGGGCCGGGCTCTGAGATCGAGCTGGTGTTCAGACCACACCCACAGCTGGTCCACGGCCAGGACTACAACCAGACCAGGTGAGACTGGAGTCATGAGTCCAACTGTTAAACTGATTCACCGTCAGTTCCTTCCTGTCATTTctcatcaaaatgttgttttttttctctgcaggttcGTGAAGACGACAGCCAACGCCACCGTGGACCATCTGTCTAAATATCTCGCTCTGCGCATCGCTCTGGAGGAAGGACAGACCAATGGAGAGAcggaggacagaggaagagaggagggaggaggaggagctgagggaagaacaggaagtggagaagGATCCGGTCTGAACAGCATCAGTGAGAAACAGTACACCATCTATATCCTGACGAGAGGAGGACAGTTCTCTGTGAGTGTTCACTCATCTGTCGCCTCAGATACGTTACAACCAGTCACAAAATCAAAGTGGAGGATTttcaaaggttaaaaaaatgtttcagcttcACGTGAACAGATTTATCGATggtattttctccttttctgaCTCTTGGCGTCTTTCTTAGCGTCTTGACTTTATCTGAGTGGGCTGTCCTTCTGTTATCGACTGTACTGGACAGTCTGTCCTCACTGACATGTAATGACACTCGCTGGCCTGCTGATGCTGTAGTTCTGTAAAAGCTTGTAAGACATCAGGATCAACAAGGTCACATCATTAACAAGCCTCCACCAATAACAGCTCACatgctgttctgtgtgtttttggggCGACTTTTATAAAACTTACATCTGAGTAAGACAGTCAGCAGAGCAGACACAGAAAGGAAAGACAAGCCAGCGattctgaagaaaaacaagtttatttgaGTATCAAACACTGAACATGCAGGACAGTTCAAcagctgtggagaaaacaagctGGTGTCTTAAAGCTGCAGCTCACTTTGTCTCttcttcatgttcatgttgaGTCGGACCAACAGAACAAACCCAAAGATGAACAGTTCTGACTTCtgactctcctctccttccctctcagaCGCTGAACGGCTCTCTG
This window of the Acanthopagrus latus isolate v.2019 chromosome 3, fAcaLat1.1, whole genome shotgun sequence genome carries:
- the LOC119017151 gene encoding E3 ubiquitin-protein ligase RING2-A-like isoform X1, whose protein sequence is MAAPVNITPSKTWELSLYELHRSPQEAIMDGTEVAVSPRSLHSELMCPICLDMLKNTMTTKECLHRFCSDCIVTALRSGNKECPTCRKKLVSRRSLRRDSNFDALISKIYPSRDEYEAHQRRVLERLNRLHNKEALSSSIEEGLRQQARYRSERNHRVKKPTQESDNTTFSGGEDNGDARSHLSHDSAPSHTPHPSGQTPSEAGPSRKRPRASDDGSGGEADSGSHTPPLRRHKEGPGSEIELVFRPHPQLVHGQDYNQTRFVKTTANATVDHLSKYLALRIALEEGQTNGETEDRGREEGGGGAEGRTGSGEGSGLNSISEKQYTIYILTRGGQFSTLNGSLTLELVNEKYWKVRKPLELYYAPTKEQPPPAQQKSPPPPPPPPPPPPPPLPPQMEA
- the LOC119017151 gene encoding E3 ubiquitin-protein ligase RING2-A-like isoform X2, whose protein sequence is MAAPVNITPSKTWELSLYELHRSPQEAIMDGTEVAVSPRSLHSELMCPICLDMLKNTMTTKECLHRFCSDCIVTALRSGNKECPTCRKKLVSRRSLRRDSNFDALISKIYPSRDEYEAHQRRVLERLNRLHNKEALSSSIEEGLRQQARYRNHRVKKPTQESDNTTFSGGEDNGDARSHLSHDSAPSHTPHPSGQTPSEAGPSRKRPRASDDGSGGEADSGSHTPPLRRHKEGPGSEIELVFRPHPQLVHGQDYNQTRFVKTTANATVDHLSKYLALRIALEEGQTNGETEDRGREEGGGGAEGRTGSGEGSGLNSISEKQYTIYILTRGGQFSTLNGSLTLELVNEKYWKVRKPLELYYAPTKEQPPPAQQKSPPPPPPPPPPPPPPLPPQMEA